A genomic window from Candidatus Dadabacteria bacterium includes:
- a CDS encoding nucleotidyltransferase domain-containing protein, whose translation MANSTLQGLRNWKAENAGKYGIVEMGVFGSVARGEETAESDVDVVVTMEKPNLLVMVGIKHDLEGYLKKSVDIIHSGTRNRYLAKRIEREMVVV comes from the coding sequence GTGGCAAACAGCACACTTCAGGGGTTGAGAAACTGGAAGGCGGAGAATGCCGGTAAATACGGCATTGTTGAGATGGGCGTGTTCGGTTCGGTTGCAAGGGGAGAGGAAACAGCGGAAAGCGATGTTGATGTTGTTGTTACTATGGAGAAGCCAAATTTGCTGGTAATGGTTGGGATTAAGCATGATCTTGAGGGTTACTTGAAAAAGTCGGTGGATATCATACACAGCGGGACCAGAAACCGCTATCTGGCAAAGCGTATAGAGAGGGAAATGGTAGTTGTCTGA
- a CDS encoding DUF86 domain-containing protein produces MSDKELVKEVLIQTVEAVDEIAERFEKIKTPEDFVTTQEGRIILDSICMKLLIIGEAVKKVDKRTKGELLPRYPQIPWTRVMGMRDIIAHHYFDLEERIVFGVCQDDLTELRKTLAKMLEEI; encoded by the coding sequence TTGTCTGATAAAGAATTGGTAAAGGAAGTATTGATACAGACTGTAGAAGCAGTAGATGAAATTGCTGAACGGTTTGAAAAAATAAAGACTCCCGAAGATTTTGTCACTACTCAGGAAGGGCGGATAATCCTTGACTCAATATGTATGAAGCTACTCATTATTGGGGAAGCGGTTAAAAAAGTTGATAAGAGAACAAAAGGTGAATTGCTTCCCCGCTATCCTCAAATTCCATGGACAAGAGTAATGGGAATGAGAGACATTATAGCCCATCACTATTTTGACCTGGAAGAACGGATTGTATTTGGGGTTTGCCAGGATGATCTAACGGAATTGAGGAAGACTCTGGCAAAGATGCTGGAGGAGATTTGA